A part of Magnetospirillum sp. ME-1 genomic DNA contains:
- a CDS encoding Crp/Fnr family transcriptional regulator, protein MPETVLRRREMLANTPLFASVQTDLLDELAAKAKMVKVDARETLFSKGDPGDRLYLVAKGMIRIGVLSADGREVTYGLIKPGQLFGEIAVLDGKERSADATAMEATELIALERKDVHAFLHNHPVQALHLIEVLCERIRKADNQLEDMVFLSLPSRLAKHLLMLDQTLGTKPKAGGPSTIKLSQQEIADHLGISRESVNKVLSKWEQAGIVTLGRGQITLNKVAALEGLTSLD, encoded by the coding sequence ATGCCGGAAACCGTACTGCGTCGCCGCGAGATGCTGGCGAACACGCCTTTGTTCGCGTCCGTCCAGACCGACCTGCTCGACGAGCTGGCGGCCAAGGCCAAGATGGTCAAGGTCGATGCCCGCGAAACCCTGTTTTCCAAGGGCGATCCCGGCGACCGGCTCTATCTGGTGGCCAAGGGCATGATCCGTATCGGCGTGCTGTCCGCCGATGGGCGCGAGGTGACCTACGGCCTGATCAAGCCCGGCCAGTTGTTCGGTGAGATCGCCGTTCTGGACGGCAAGGAGCGCTCGGCCGACGCCACCGCCATGGAGGCCACCGAGCTGATCGCCCTGGAGCGCAAGGACGTCCACGCCTTCCTGCACAACCATCCCGTCCAGGCCCTGCACCTGATCGAGGTGCTGTGCGAGCGCATCCGCAAGGCCGACAACCAGCTGGAAGACATGGTGTTCCTGTCGCTCCCCTCCCGTCTGGCCAAGCATCTTTTGATGCTCGACCAGACCCTGGGGACCAAGCCCAAGGCCGGTGGCCCGTCCACCATCAAGCTGTCGCAGCAGGAAATCGCCGACCATCTGGGCATCAGCCGGGAAAGCGTCAACAAGGTGCTGTCCAAGTGGGAACAGGCGGGTATCGTGACGCTGGGCCGCGGCCAGATCACGCTGAACAAGGTCGCCGCCCTGGAGGGGCTGACCTCTCTCGATTGA
- a CDS encoding branched-chain amino acid ABC transporter permease: MMTILGIPTQALFGQLLLGLINGAFYAMLSLGLALIFGLLNIINFSHGALYMMGAFVAWAALNFLGMGYWPALIVAPLVVAVVGIVIERTMLCRLYKLDHLYGLLLTFGLALIIEGLFREGYGVSGQPYAVPKELAGGWNLGFMFLPIYRGWVVVASLILCLGTWYAIEKTKLGAYLRAGTENPTLVQAFGINVPLMITLTYGFGVALAAIAGVLAAPIYQVSPKMGSDLIIVVFAVVVIGGMGSIMGSIVTGYMLGLVEGLTKVFYPEAASTVIFMVMVVVLLIKPAGLFGKGA; the protein is encoded by the coding sequence ATGATGACCATCCTCGGCATACCGACCCAGGCCCTGTTCGGGCAATTGCTGCTGGGTCTCATCAACGGCGCGTTCTACGCCATGCTCAGCCTGGGGCTGGCGCTGATCTTCGGGCTTCTCAACATCATCAATTTCAGTCACGGCGCCCTTTACATGATGGGGGCCTTCGTCGCCTGGGCGGCGCTGAACTTCCTGGGGATGGGCTATTGGCCCGCCCTGATCGTCGCACCTTTGGTGGTGGCGGTGGTCGGCATCGTCATCGAGCGCACCATGCTGTGCCGGCTCTATAAGCTGGACCACCTCTACGGCCTGCTGCTCACCTTCGGCCTGGCGCTGATCATCGAAGGCCTGTTCCGCGAAGGATACGGCGTGTCGGGCCAGCCCTACGCGGTCCCCAAGGAATTGGCCGGCGGCTGGAACCTGGGCTTCATGTTCCTGCCCATCTATCGCGGCTGGGTGGTGGTGGCCTCGCTGATCCTCTGCCTGGGCACCTGGTACGCCATCGAGAAGACCAAGCTGGGCGCTTACTTGCGCGCCGGCACCGAGAATCCCACCCTGGTCCAGGCCTTCGGCATCAACGTGCCGCTGATGATCACGCTCACCTACGGCTTCGGCGTGGCCCTGGCCGCCATCGCCGGCGTGCTGGCCGCCCCCATCTATCAGGTCAGCCCCAAGATGGGCTCGGACCTGATCATCGTGGTGTTCGCCGTGGTGGTGATCGGCGGCATGGGGTCCATCATGGGCTCCATCGTTACCGGCTACATGCTGGGGCTGGTGGAGGGCCTGACCAAGGTGTTCTACCCCGAAGCCGCCAGCACCGTGATCTTCATGGTGATGGTGGTGGTGCTGCTGATCAAACCGGCCGGCCTGTTCGGCAAGGGAGCCTGA
- the gltB gene encoding glutamate synthase large subunit encodes MNISGLPEAQGLYDPRHEHDACGVGFIVDIKNRKSHDIVRDGLEILVNLTHRGAVGADPKAGDGAGILIQMPDAFLRDEAAKLGITLPAEGSYGAGCVFLPQDESIRKACEAHVETLVKAEGQVLLGWRDVPTDSSSLGYSVLPTVPVVRMVFIGKGANCADQQAFERKLFVIRKQVFNKAPEGSERDFYIPSLSTRTLIYKGMLLADQVGVFYKELSDERMVSALAMVHQRFSTNTFPSWRLAHPFRMICHNGEINTLRGNLNWMNARRQTMESKVLGDDLAKLWPLIPEGQSDSACFDNALELLVMGGYPLAHAMMMLVPEAWSGNPLMDEKRKAFYEYHAALMEPWDGPAAVCFTDGRQIGATLDRNGLRPARYLVTKDDKFMMASEMGVLPIAEERIKKKWRLQPGKMLLIDLEQGRIIDDSEIKAQLAGDKPYAEWLAQSQIMLEDLDIPVETVKPDPSTLLDRQQAFGYTQEDVKFLMQPMAVTGQEAVGSMGTDTPIAVLSAKPKLLFNYFKQCFAQVTNPPIDSIREESVMSLVSLIGPRPNLLGLGQDGGQAKRLEVRQPILTNEDLEKIRRIETLPGSGFKAVTIDMTWPASEGAAGLEAAVAGICRQAKAKVTEGFNIIVLSDRSVGPDNVPIPSLLAVSAVHHFLIREGLRTKAGLVVETGEAREIHHMCVLAGYGAEAINPYLAFETLEEMRPNLPEPLSSYEVQKRYIKAMAKAILKVMAKMGISTYQSYCGAQIFDAIGLSTGFLNTYFAGTSSRVEGISLAGVAEETVRRHQLAYSDAPVYRNALDVGGEYAVRLRGEEHAWTSETIASMQHAVRSGNADKFREFSKAIDDQSKRLLTLRGLFEIKTSGNGIPLDEVEPAKEIVKRFATGAMSFGSISYEAHSTLAVAMNRIGGKSNTGEGGEEAERFLPLANGDSMRSAIKQVASGRFGVTAEYLVNADDIQIKMAQGAKPGEGGQLPGHKVDKVIARVRHSTPGVGLISPPPHHDIYSIEDLAQLIYDLKNVNPTARISVKLVSEIGVGTVAAGVSKAKADHVTISGFDGGTGASPLTSIKHAGSPWEIGLAETHQTLVLNQLRGRIVVQADGGLRTGRDVIIAALLGADEFGFATAPLIAAGCIMMRKCHLNTCPVGVATQDPELRKRFVGQPEHVINYFFFVAEEVREWMAKLGVRSLSELTGRSDLLDVNKAIDHWKAKGLDFSKVFHRIPSQPGVAERHCETQEHDVVDILDRELINEAKPALEDRVSVRLQKPVRNVNRTVGAMLSGEVAKRYGHAGLPGDTIHVKLTGTSGQSFGAFLARGVTLELEGEGNDYVGKGISGGRVIIYPSKAFTSPAEDNIIVGNTVLYGAIEGECYFRGVAGERFAVRNSGAIAVVEGVGDHGCEYMTGGVVLVIGPTGRNFAAGMSGGVAYVLDEAGDFKKRCNLSMVELEPVAAEEEANSKHENQAGDLEGHGLVDVMGDMTRDDASRIQALLRNHQHYTGSKRAHDILLNWEYYMPKFVKVMPVDYRRALLEMQKAQEPKVAVGGGR; translated from the coding sequence GTGAATATCAGCGGATTGCCCGAAGCACAGGGACTCTATGACCCGCGTCACGAACACGATGCCTGCGGCGTCGGCTTCATCGTCGACATCAAGAACCGCAAGTCGCACGACATCGTCCGCGATGGCCTGGAGATCCTGGTCAATCTCACCCATCGCGGGGCGGTAGGGGCCGATCCCAAGGCGGGCGACGGCGCCGGCATCCTGATCCAGATGCCCGATGCCTTCCTGCGCGACGAGGCGGCCAAGCTGGGCATCACCCTTCCGGCCGAGGGCTCCTACGGCGCCGGCTGCGTGTTCCTGCCCCAGGATGAAAGCATCCGCAAGGCGTGCGAGGCCCATGTGGAGACCCTGGTCAAGGCCGAGGGGCAGGTTCTGCTGGGCTGGCGCGACGTTCCCACCGATTCTTCCAGCCTGGGTTATTCGGTGCTGCCCACCGTGCCGGTGGTGCGCATGGTGTTCATCGGCAAGGGCGCCAACTGCGCCGACCAGCAGGCCTTCGAGCGCAAGCTGTTCGTGATCCGCAAGCAGGTGTTCAACAAGGCCCCCGAGGGCTCGGAGCGCGACTTCTACATTCCCTCCCTGTCCACCCGCACCCTGATCTACAAGGGCATGCTGCTGGCCGACCAGGTGGGCGTGTTCTACAAGGAGCTCTCCGACGAGCGCATGGTCAGCGCGCTGGCCATGGTGCACCAGCGCTTCTCCACCAACACCTTCCCGTCGTGGCGGCTGGCCCATCCCTTCCGCATGATCTGCCACAACGGCGAGATCAACACGCTGCGCGGCAACCTCAACTGGATGAACGCCCGGCGCCAGACCATGGAATCCAAGGTCCTGGGCGACGATCTGGCCAAGCTGTGGCCGCTGATCCCGGAAGGCCAGTCGGATTCGGCCTGTTTCGACAACGCGCTGGAACTCCTGGTCATGGGCGGCTATCCGCTGGCCCACGCCATGATGATGCTGGTGCCCGAGGCGTGGTCCGGCAACCCGCTGATGGACGAGAAGCGCAAGGCCTTCTACGAGTATCACGCCGCCCTGATGGAGCCGTGGGACGGCCCGGCCGCCGTGTGCTTCACCGACGGCCGCCAGATCGGCGCGACGCTGGACCGCAACGGCCTGCGTCCCGCCCGCTATCTGGTGACCAAGGATGACAAGTTCATGATGGCCTCCGAGATGGGCGTGCTGCCCATCGCCGAGGAGCGCATCAAGAAGAAGTGGCGCTTGCAGCCCGGCAAGATGCTGCTGATCGACCTGGAGCAGGGCCGCATCATCGACGATTCCGAGATCAAGGCCCAGCTGGCGGGCGACAAGCCCTATGCCGAGTGGCTGGCCCAGTCGCAGATCATGCTGGAAGACCTGGACATCCCGGTCGAGACGGTCAAGCCCGATCCCTCCACCCTGCTGGACCGCCAGCAGGCCTTCGGCTACACCCAGGAAGACGTCAAGTTCCTGATGCAGCCCATGGCCGTCACCGGCCAGGAGGCGGTGGGCTCCATGGGCACCGACACGCCCATCGCCGTGCTGTCGGCCAAGCCGAAGCTGCTGTTCAACTACTTCAAGCAGTGCTTCGCCCAGGTGACCAACCCGCCCATCGATTCCATCCGCGAGGAATCGGTGATGAGCCTGGTGTCGCTGATCGGCCCGCGCCCCAACCTGCTGGGTCTCGGCCAGGATGGCGGCCAGGCCAAGCGCCTGGAAGTGCGCCAGCCCATCCTCACCAACGAGGATCTGGAGAAGATCCGCCGCATCGAGACCCTGCCCGGGTCCGGCTTCAAGGCGGTGACCATCGACATGACCTGGCCGGCGTCGGAAGGCGCGGCGGGGCTCGAGGCCGCCGTGGCCGGCATCTGCCGTCAGGCCAAGGCCAAGGTGACCGAGGGCTTCAACATTATCGTGCTGTCCGACCGCTCGGTGGGGCCGGACAACGTGCCGATTCCGTCGCTGCTGGCGGTGTCCGCGGTGCATCACTTCCTGATCCGCGAAGGACTGCGCACCAAGGCGGGCCTGGTGGTGGAGACGGGCGAGGCCCGCGAGATCCATCACATGTGCGTGCTGGCCGGCTATGGCGCCGAGGCGATCAATCCCTATCTGGCGTTCGAGACGCTGGAAGAGATGCGCCCCAACCTGCCCGAGCCGCTGTCCTCCTACGAGGTGCAGAAGCGCTACATCAAGGCCATGGCCAAGGCCATCCTCAAGGTGATGGCCAAGATGGGCATCTCCACCTACCAGTCCTATTGCGGCGCCCAGATCTTCGACGCCATCGGCCTGTCGACGGGCTTCCTCAACACCTACTTCGCCGGGACCTCCAGCCGGGTCGAGGGCATCTCGCTGGCGGGCGTGGCCGAGGAAACCGTGCGGCGCCACCAGCTGGCCTATTCCGACGCGCCGGTCTACCGCAACGCGCTCGACGTGGGCGGCGAGTACGCCGTGCGTCTGCGCGGCGAGGAGCATGCCTGGACCAGCGAGACCATCGCTTCCATGCAGCACGCGGTGCGTTCGGGCAATGCCGACAAATTCCGCGAATTCTCCAAGGCCATCGACGACCAGAGCAAGCGTCTGCTGACGCTCCGCGGCCTGTTCGAGATCAAGACCTCGGGCAACGGCATTCCCTTGGACGAGGTCGAGCCCGCCAAGGAGATCGTCAAGCGTTTCGCCACCGGCGCCATGTCGTTCGGCTCCATCTCGTACGAGGCCCACTCGACCCTGGCCGTGGCCATGAACCGCATCGGCGGCAAGTCCAATACCGGTGAGGGCGGCGAGGAGGCGGAGCGTTTCCTGCCGCTTGCCAACGGCGATTCCATGCGCTCGGCCATCAAGCAGGTGGCGTCGGGCCGCTTCGGCGTCACCGCCGAGTACCTGGTCAACGCCGACGACATCCAGATCAAGATGGCCCAGGGCGCCAAGCCCGGCGAAGGCGGCCAGCTGCCCGGCCACAAGGTGGACAAGGTCATCGCCCGGGTGCGTCACTCCACCCCCGGCGTCGGCCTGATCAGCCCGCCGCCGCATCACGACATCTACTCCATCGAAGATCTGGCCCAGCTGATCTACGACCTGAAGAACGTCAACCCGACCGCCCGCATCTCCGTCAAGCTGGTCTCCGAGATCGGCGTGGGCACCGTGGCCGCGGGCGTGTCCAAGGCCAAGGCCGACCACGTCACCATCTCGGGCTTCGACGGCGGCACCGGCGCCTCGCCGCTGACCTCCATCAAGCATGCCGGCAGCCCGTGGGAGATCGGCCTGGCCGAGACCCACCAGACCCTGGTGCTGAACCAGCTGCGCGGCCGCATCGTGGTGCAGGCCGACGGCGGCCTGCGTACGGGGCGCGACGTGATCATCGCGGCGCTCTTGGGCGCCGACGAGTTCGGCTTCGCCACCGCGCCCTTGATCGCGGCGGGCTGCATCATGATGAGGAAGTGCCACCTCAACACCTGCCCGGTGGGCGTCGCCACCCAGGACCCGGAGCTTCGGAAGCGTTTCGTCGGCCAGCCCGAGCACGTCATCAACTACTTCTTCTTCGTCGCCGAGGAAGTGCGGGAATGGATGGCCAAGCTGGGCGTGCGCTCGCTGTCCGAGCTGACGGGGCGCTCCGACCTGCTGGACGTCAACAAGGCCATCGACCACTGGAAGGCCAAGGGCCTGGACTTCTCCAAGGTCTTCCACCGCATTCCGTCCCAGCCGGGCGTGGCCGAGCGGCATTGCGAGACCCAGGAACACGACGTGGTCGACATCCTGGACCGCGAGCTGATCAATGAGGCCAAGCCGGCCCTGGAAGACCGGGTGTCGGTGCGCCTGCAAAAGCCGGTGCGCAACGTCAACCGCACCGTCGGCGCCATGCTGTCGGGCGAGGTGGCCAAGCGCTACGGCCATGCGGGTCTTCCCGGCGACACCATCCACGTCAAGCTGACCGGCACGTCGGGCCAGAGCTTCGGCGCCTTCCTGGCCCGCGGCGTCACGCTCGAGCTGGAAGGCGAGGGCAACGATTACGTGGGCAAGGGCATCTCGGGCGGCCGCGTGATCATCTATCCGTCCAAGGCCTTCACCTCTCCGGCCGAGGACAACATCATCGTCGGCAACACCGTTCTGTACGGCGCCATCGAGGGTGAGTGCTACTTCCGCGGCGTGGCGGGCGAGCGCTTCGCCGTGCGCAACTCGGGCGCCATCGCGGTGGTCGAGGGCGTGGGCGACCACGGCTGCGAATACATGACCGGCGGCGTGGTGCTGGTCATCGGCCCGACGGGCCGCAACTTCGCGGCGGGCATGTCGGGCGGCGTCGCCTACGTGCTGGACGAGGCCGGCGACTTCAAGAAGCGCTGCAACCTCTCCATGGTCGAGCTGGAGCCGGTGGCCGCCGAGGAAGAGGCCAATTCCAAGCACGAGAACCAGGCCGGCGATCTGGAAGGCCATGGCCTGGTGGACGTCATGGGCGACATGACCCGCGACGATGCGTCGCGTATCCAGGCGCTGCTCAGGAACCACCAGCACTACACGGGCTCCAAGCGGGCCCACGACATCTTGCTGAACTGGGAGTACTACATGCCGAAATTCGTCAAGGTGATGCCGGTCGATTACCGGCGCGCCCTGCTCGAAATGCAGAAGGCCCAGGAACCCAAAGTGGCCGTTGGGGGAGGGCGCTGA
- a CDS encoding ABC transporter ATP-binding protein, producing the protein MADPEILLSVRDLHAHYGESHVLHGMSFDVPKGEVVTLLGRNGVGKTTTMRSIMGIVGKRSGSVKYMGTETVGLSSNRIARLGLAYCPEERGIFSSLSVRENMVLPPVIKPGGLSLDEVYALFPRLLERASSQGTKLSGGEQQMLAIARILRTGADMLLLDEPTEGLAPVIVQHIGDIIRTLREKGFTILLVEQNFHFAATVADRHYVVEHGQVIDMIPNESLAANMDKLKSYLGV; encoded by the coding sequence ATGGCTGATCCCGAAATCCTCCTCTCGGTCCGCGACCTGCACGCCCATTACGGCGAGTCCCACGTGCTGCACGGCATGAGCTTCGACGTGCCCAAGGGCGAGGTGGTGACCCTCTTGGGCCGCAACGGCGTCGGCAAGACCACCACCATGCGCTCCATCATGGGCATCGTGGGCAAGCGCTCGGGTTCGGTGAAATACATGGGGACCGAAACCGTCGGCCTCTCGTCCAACCGCATCGCGCGGCTGGGGCTGGCCTATTGCCCGGAAGAGCGCGGCATCTTCTCGTCGCTGTCGGTCAGGGAAAACATGGTGCTGCCCCCGGTGATCAAGCCGGGCGGCCTGTCGCTCGACGAGGTCTACGCCCTGTTCCCCCGTCTGCTCGAGCGCGCCTCCAGCCAGGGCACCAAGCTGTCGGGCGGCGAGCAGCAGATGCTGGCCATCGCCCGAATCCTGCGCACCGGAGCCGACATGCTGTTGCTGGACGAACCCACCGAGGGCCTGGCCCCGGTCATCGTCCAGCACATCGGCGACATCATCCGCACCTTGAGGGAGAAAGGATTCACCATCCTTCTGGTGGAACAGAACTTCCACTTCGCCGCCACCGTCGCCGACCGCCATTACGTGGTCGAGCACGGGCAGGTGATCGACATGATCCCCAACGAATCCCTGGCGGCCAACATGGACAAGCTGAAGAGCTATCTCGGCGTTTGA
- a CDS encoding ABC transporter substrate-binding protein, with product MVMKKLLLGAAALALSAGAAQAQYSDGKVKIGVLTDLSGTYSDLAGKGTIVAAQMAIDDFGGKLNGQPIELISADHQNKADIASGIARKWYDTEQVDVIAELVTTAAAIAVREVSKEKGKVDLISGAASTPLTNDKCSPTGFHWTYDTYAMAVGTGDAVVKNGGKTWFFLTADYAFGHNLQAQTERVVKANGGTVKGAVKHPFPNSDFSSFLLQAQASGAQIIGLANAGADTINAIKQAKEFGITQAGQSLAGLLVFITDVHSLGLENAQGMMLTTGFYWDMDEGTRAWSKRWSEKMGGGKMPSMVHAGTYSQVLHYLKAAAAAKSDEGIKVADEMRKLPIQDFFAKNGKIRADGRMVHDMYLAQVKKPSESKGPWDYYKIVRTIPGDEAYQPLSESTCPLVKK from the coding sequence ATGGTGATGAAGAAGCTGCTTCTCGGCGCCGCCGCGCTGGCCCTGTCGGCCGGCGCCGCCCAGGCCCAGTACAGCGACGGCAAGGTCAAGATCGGCGTGCTGACCGACCTGTCGGGCACCTATTCCGACCTGGCCGGCAAGGGCACCATCGTGGCCGCCCAGATGGCCATCGACGATTTCGGCGGCAAGTTGAACGGCCAGCCCATCGAGCTGATCTCCGCCGACCACCAGAACAAGGCCGACATCGCGTCGGGCATCGCGCGCAAGTGGTATGACACCGAGCAGGTGGACGTCATCGCCGAGCTGGTGACCACGGCGGCGGCCATCGCGGTGCGCGAAGTCTCCAAGGAAAAGGGCAAGGTCGATCTGATCTCGGGCGCCGCCTCGACGCCTCTTACCAACGACAAGTGCTCGCCCACCGGCTTCCACTGGACCTACGACACCTACGCCATGGCGGTGGGCACCGGCGACGCGGTGGTGAAGAACGGCGGCAAGACCTGGTTCTTCCTCACCGCCGACTACGCCTTCGGCCACAACCTGCAGGCCCAGACCGAACGCGTGGTCAAGGCCAATGGCGGCACGGTCAAGGGCGCGGTGAAGCACCCCTTCCCCAATTCCGACTTCTCGTCCTTCCTGCTGCAGGCCCAGGCGTCGGGCGCCCAGATCATCGGCCTGGCCAATGCCGGCGCCGACACCATCAACGCCATCAAGCAGGCCAAGGAATTCGGCATCACCCAGGCGGGCCAGTCCCTGGCCGGTCTGCTGGTGTTCATCACCGACGTGCATTCCCTGGGCCTGGAAAACGCCCAGGGCATGATGCTGACCACCGGCTTCTACTGGGACATGGATGAAGGCACCCGCGCCTGGTCCAAGCGCTGGTCCGAGAAGATGGGCGGCGGCAAGATGCCGTCCATGGTCCATGCCGGCACCTATTCCCAGGTGCTGCACTACCTGAAGGCCGCGGCGGCCGCCAAGTCCGACGAGGGCATCAAGGTGGCCGACGAGATGCGCAAGCTGCCCATTCAGGACTTCTTCGCCAAGAACGGCAAGATCCGCGCCGACGGCCGCATGGTCCACGACATGTATCTGGCCCAGGTGAAGAAGCCCTCCGAGTCCAAGGGGCCCTGGGACTACTACAAGATCGTCCGCACCATTCCGGGCGACGAGGCCTACCAGCCGCTGTCCGAGAGTACCTGTCCGCTGGTGAAGAAGTAA
- a CDS encoding branched-chain amino acid ABC transporter permease — protein sequence MTVTKIASRQIPFVLALLAVALVLPFTVYPVFLMKGLCFGLFAAAFNLLLGYVGLLSFGHAMFFGWSAYLTAHAAKEWGLTPEIAILLGVALATVLGAVVGWLAIRRQGIYFSMITLALAQLGFFVAVQAPMTHGEDGIQGVPRGHLFGLIDLSNTMTMYYFVLAVFVLSLLFLHRVVNSPFGQVLKAIRDNEPRAISLGYEVSRYKLIAFVLSAAFAGLAGSLKSLVFQLASLADVNWHMSGEVVLMTLLGGVGTVLGPTVGAFLVVAIQDFFAGVGSWVIIIQGVIFVVCVLLFRSGMIGVLAPWLKRRGITG from the coding sequence ATGACCGTGACCAAGATTGCCTCGCGACAGATCCCCTTCGTCCTGGCCCTGCTGGCCGTGGCCCTGGTCCTGCCCTTCACCGTCTATCCGGTGTTCCTGATGAAGGGGCTGTGCTTCGGCCTGTTCGCCGCCGCCTTCAACCTGCTGCTGGGCTATGTGGGGCTGTTGTCCTTCGGCCACGCCATGTTCTTCGGCTGGTCGGCCTATCTCACCGCCCATGCCGCCAAGGAATGGGGCCTGACGCCAGAGATCGCCATCCTGCTGGGCGTGGCGTTGGCCACCGTGCTGGGGGCCGTGGTCGGCTGGCTGGCCATCCGCCGCCAGGGCATCTACTTCTCCATGATCACCCTGGCCCTGGCCCAGTTGGGCTTCTTCGTGGCGGTGCAGGCCCCCATGACCCACGGCGAGGACGGCATCCAGGGCGTGCCCAGGGGCCATCTGTTCGGGCTGATCGACCTGTCCAACACCATGACCATGTACTACTTCGTGCTGGCGGTGTTCGTGCTCTCGCTGCTGTTCCTCCACCGGGTGGTGAATTCGCCGTTCGGACAGGTGCTGAAGGCCATCCGTGACAACGAGCCCCGCGCCATCTCGCTCGGCTACGAGGTCAGCCGCTACAAGCTGATCGCCTTCGTGCTGTCCGCCGCCTTCGCCGGCCTGGCCGGTTCCCTGAAGAGTCTGGTGTTCCAGCTTGCCTCGCTGGCCGACGTCAACTGGCACATGTCGGGCGAGGTGGTGCTGATGACCCTGCTGGGCGGGGTCGGCACCGTGCTGGGGCCGACGGTGGGTGCCTTCCTGGTGGTGGCCATCCAGGATTTCTTCGCCGGGGTGGGCTCGTGGGTCATCATCATCCAGGGCGTCATCTTCGTTGTTTGCGTGTTGTTGTTCCGTAGCGGTATGATCGGCGTGCTGGCGCCTTGGCTGAAGAGGCGCGGCATTACTGGCTAA
- a CDS encoding type II toxin-antitoxin system RatA family toxin: MPTHAEQRILPYTPEQLFDLVADVARYPEFLPWCVASRIRSRDGDVFFADLVIGFKMVRERFTSKVTLSRPNRVDVTYTEGPFKHLNNHWIFKPHPQGTEIDFYVDFEFRSRLLQTMIGALFNEAVKLMVGAFEKRARQLYG; the protein is encoded by the coding sequence ATGCCGACCCACGCCGAGCAGCGCATCCTGCCCTATACCCCGGAGCAGTTGTTCGATCTGGTGGCCGACGTGGCGCGCTACCCTGAATTCCTGCCCTGGTGCGTGGCGTCCCGCATCCGTTCGCGCGATGGCGACGTGTTCTTCGCCGACCTGGTGATCGGCTTCAAGATGGTGCGCGAGCGCTTCACCTCCAAGGTGACCCTGTCGCGCCCCAACCGTGTGGACGTCACCTATACCGAAGGTCCGTTCAAGCATCTGAACAATCACTGGATCTTCAAGCCCCACCCCCAGGGAACCGAGATCGACTTCTACGTGGATTTCGAGTTCCGCTCCAGGCTGCTCCAGACCATGATCGGCGCCCTGTTCAACGAGGCGGTCAAGCTGATGGTCGGCGCCTTCGAAAAGCGCGCCAGGCAGCTGTACGGCTGA
- a CDS encoding ABC transporter ATP-binding protein: MGDDLIVETRSLTKEFKGFVAVSDVNLKVRRHTIHALIGPNGAGKTTCFNLVTKFLTPTRGQILFNGTDITHTQPAAIARQGMVRSFQISAVFGHLTVLENVRVALQRKQGKSFQFWRSGECLNELNARAEELIEAVGVAEYRDIPAGELSYGRKRALEIATTLALDPEMLLLDEPMAGMGTEDVRRTAELIRRVAANRTILMVEHNLNVVADLSDTITVLKLGRVLAEGSYAEITDNPEVVEAYMGSGHGAAGHG, encoded by the coding sequence ATGGGTGACGACTTGATCGTCGAGACCCGCTCCTTGACCAAGGAGTTCAAGGGTTTCGTCGCGGTATCCGACGTCAATCTCAAGGTCCGCCGCCATACCATCCACGCGCTGATCGGCCCCAACGGCGCCGGCAAGACCACCTGCTTCAATCTGGTGACCAAGTTCCTGACCCCCACGCGGGGCCAGATCCTGTTCAACGGCACCGACATCACCCATACCCAGCCGGCCGCCATCGCCCGCCAGGGCATGGTGCGCTCGTTCCAGATCTCGGCGGTGTTCGGCCATCTGACGGTGCTGGAGAACGTGCGCGTCGCGCTGCAGCGCAAGCAGGGGAAGTCGTTCCAGTTCTGGCGCTCGGGCGAGTGCCTGAACGAGCTGAACGCCCGGGCCGAGGAACTGATCGAGGCGGTGGGCGTCGCCGAATACCGCGATATTCCGGCCGGCGAGCTGTCCTACGGCCGCAAGCGGGCCTTGGAGATCGCCACCACCCTGGCGCTCGACCCGGAAATGCTGCTGCTGGACGAGCCCATGGCCGGCATGGGCACCGAGGACGTCCGGCGCACCGCCGAACTGATCCGCCGGGTGGCGGCCAACCGCACCATCCTGATGGTCGAGCACAACCTCAACGTGGTCGCCGACCTTTCGGACACCATCACGGTGCTGAAGCTGGGCCGGGTGCTGGCCGAGGGCAGCTACGCCGAGATCACCGACAACCCCGAGGTGGTGGAAGCCTACATGGGCTCGGGCCACGGAGCGGCAGGCCATGGCTGA